The genomic segment CAGTTGGATCTCCGGCCCATGCGGCAGCTGTTCGACCTGACGGTGATTGCGCAGGATCGCACACGGTTGTTCGCCGACGTGGCAGGTGCGCTGGCCGCGTGGGGCATGAACATCGTGAAGGCCGGCGCATTCTCAAACGACAACGGAGTGATTGTGGACAGCTTCCAGTTCTCTGACGTGTTCAGAACGCTGGAGCTGAATCCGAGTGAGAAGGGCCGGTTCCTTAAGTATCTGCACGATGTGGTTGCGCAGAGGGTGCCGGTGGAACAACTGCTGGAAGCACGGCGGCACTCGAATCACAGCGCGAATGTGAAGGTGGAGGTTGCGACGCGGCTCGAGTTCGATTCGCTGTCGTCGACGCAATCAACGCTGCTGCAGGTCATCGCGCAGGATGGGCCGGGGCTGCTGCGGCAGATCGCGCTGGTGCTGAGCACGCATGGGTGCAACATCGAAGTGGCGCTGATCGATACCGAAGGCGAGACCGCGATCGACGTGTTTTACCTGACGCGCGAGGGCACCAAGCTGAACGACAAGGTGCAGGCTTCGCTGGCCGCGGATCTGACCGCCGCGCTGGAAGAATTGCGGGCGCCCGCGCGGGCGTAATACTACTCAAGTCCCAGAAGAACGGCTCGCTCCACGGGCGAATAGTCCCGGTCCGTTCTCTTTAGATTGAGTTCACCGTTTGGATAGAGCGGGGGCTGCGCCATGAAGCGTGCGTGCTTGCCGCGAACGGGCTGCGCCGCGTGCACCAGAAACGGATGACACAGATAGACGGTGCCGGCTGGACCCGATGCCAGGGCCCCAGGCAGATCGCTGGTGATTTGCTCCGCTGCTGCCGAGATCTGCAGGAACGGCAGCCCCTCGTTGCCCGCCTGCTGCAACAACTTGGAAACCCTGAGATGTGAGCCGACACGAATGCGTGTGGGGCCGTCCTGCTCGCCTACATCGGTGAACAGAAACAGCATCAGAAGAGCGCGGCCGCGCGATGTGAGATTGACGCGCCACTCCATGTAATTGGCTTCTGCGCCCTCGAGCGGAAAGCTGGCATCGATGTGCCATCCCGTATCGCCGGGATCATCTGAGTGCGGAAACCGCAGTGGGAATCCGCCGAGGCTCTGCCTGGGCACCCATCGGCTTAGCCCGACGAGTTGATCAAAAGCGGCGTGCAGTGCAGGCGTATTCGCGGCTTCACGGAACGGTTCTTCCGAGCGGTCTCCGATGCGGATGACTGGACGGGTCCAGGTGGAAGAGTCGTTAGCGCTGCAGCCGGATTCGCGCCAGAGGATCTCGCGGCACTCTGCGGCCGTGGACTGTGAAAACGCGTTCTCCACTTTGACGAAACCGTCGCGGACAAACTGCTCTTCCTGCGCCGGGGTGAGGGCACGCGAATCTGAATCTGCTGAGTTCATGAGGATCTCCGTTGGGTTTTCTGTGCGCACGTGAGTACCGTCTGGCCGCGGGTGCGGCCACCTTGGAGTACCGGAAGGCGGCGCCGGCCGTCAGAGGCGGGGCAAAAATAGGGAGGAGAGCTGAATCATCTTCACGCGACGAATTGTAATTGCCGAGCACCGTGCAACGGAAAGCATGGTGGGCCCTTCCAAACCATCGGCACGACGAATGCAAATCCAACGAGGTATCTCATGGGACTAATCACTCCCAACGATTTTCCGAACTTGCGCGAGCTATATACGGCACAGCTGCGCTATCTATTGTCCACTGAGAATCAGATTGTGAAGGGTCTGCCGGCAATGATCGAGCACGCCGAAGACACGCAACTGAAGCAGGCATTCCAGTCACACCTTCAGGAGACCCAGGTTCACGTCCAGCGAATCGAGGGCTTGCTGCAGGAGCTGATGGGAGAGATCGACGACAAGAAGGACCCGATTCTCACCGCGATTGTGGGGTCGGGCGAAAACATCACGAAGGAAACAGAATCAGGACCGGTGCGCGATGCGGGACTGATTGCCACAGCGCAGAAGGTGGAGCACTACGAGATCGCGTCGTATGGCAGCGCGCGCGACTGGGCCAAGCACCTGGGCCTGACGAATCACGTGTCGCTGCTGCAGAAGACTCTGGACGAAGAGAAGCACGCGGATCAACTGCTGACGGAGATTTCGCAGCGAACCAACTCGTCCGCGTCTATCGCAGCTTAGAAAGATGCGGCTGGCCCGAATCGCGATGATTCGGGTCAGCTTGCATGCTTATAGCTGGCCCTCTTCGTCCGAGGCGGAGCTTGTCTGGCGCGAAGGCGCGCCACCGTCGGTTTGGGCTCCAGACTGCTGGCTTGCATCGCCCTGGCCACCGGAGCGATTGCCACGCTCGTCGGGACGGCCGCTCTCGATTCCCTCCCCTGCGCCGCCGCGCGTCTTCTCGCCGCTTCTGGATTGTGTGCTGTTGAGGCCGCTGGAGCCGTGGCTTTTGGAGCTCTGGCTTGTGCTGGATCCCGTATTGCCTCCGCGATTCTGTTCGCGCGATTCCGCTTTGTTTTCCATGGATGACTCCTGCTTGCGTCGCCTATAGGCGAACAACGTGAGATGCCGAGTACAGTACGGTACGTTGTTTGGGACCGATTTAACCATAATTAATAAACTTCATTAATCGTGAATTCACCGAAGATGATATAACCATAGATAGAGCGCCATTCCCCAGATTCCTCCCATGATCTCTTTCTTTGCTGCGAGGCCTTCGATGTTCCGTCCCTGGTCGATGCCGAGGTTTGTTTTGCTGACTGCCATTGCAGCGAGCCTCTGCGCGCAGGCATGGGGCGGCCAGGCGCGAGACACAGGATTGCTTCCAGCGGCGCCGCAGCCGCAAGCTTCGGCGGTGGCGAAGAACAATGTCGGCGAGGGATTTCAGCAAAGGCCTGACGACACGACGGGCACGGTTCCACCGGATCCGAAGCCGAACAAGAAGGGCGCAGCTGCTGATCCGGTGGTCACGATGTTCCCTCACCCCGAGGGGCGGCGCTGGTGGATTTCAGGTCAGGCGAACGTCATCTTCCAGGGCCGGCTGCCGTTTCACTCGCCGTATGAGGGGCCGAACAGCTTTCGCAACTCGGCGGAATACAAGACGTCGCTGGTGGGCACGTTCTACTCAGCGGTGCGGCCAACGACCTCGGTGCGCTACAACACGGATCTGGTGCTCGATATCGAGTCGGCGGGCGGACGCGGGCTGAGCCAGGCGCTGGGGTTGGCGGGCTTTGCGAATCTCGATGTGGTGCGCAATCCGAGTCTCGGCAGCACGCCGTATCTGGCGCGCTACGAGATTCACCAAGTGTTCGGGCTGACGGGCAAGACCGTGAGCCAGGCGCCGAACTTCTTTGCGCTGGCGACGGAAGTGCCGGAGCGGCGTATTGAGTTTCGTGTGGGCAAGATGACGCTGCCGGATTTCTTCGATGTGAACGACATTGGGTCGGACTCGCACCTGCAGTTCATGAACTGGACCGTGGACAACAACGGTGCGTGGGACTATGCGGCCGACACGCGCGGCTACACGGTGGGCGGGATGGCAGAGTATGACGACCGGGCCTGGAGCCTGCGCTACGGCATCTTCGCCATGCCAGTGGTCGCGAACGGCATCGACATGGACTGGGCCTTCAGCCGCGCGCACGGACAGAACGGCGAGTTCGAGCTGCGGAAGTCGCTGGTGCCGAATCGCAAGGGCACGACGCGGATTCTGTTCTTTGGGAACACGGCGCACATGGGCGTATATCGCGAGGCGGTGCAGGCCTATCTTGCCGGTGTGGACTCGACGCCGACCATCACGGCACACGCGCAGTTCGGGGCGCTGAAGTACGGGGTCGACTACAACATGCAGCAGGAAGTCACGGACAATCTGCGGCTGTTCGGGCGGTTCGGATGGAATGAGGGTCAACACGAGTCCTATGCGTACACGGAGGTGGATCAGACTGTACAGGCGGGCGGCGATTACTCGATGCGGAGATTCGGACGGGGCGAGGACAAGTTCGGCGCAGTGGTCGTTTCAAATGCAATCAAGCGCGATCACCAGGAGTATCTGCGGCTGGGCGGCCTGGGCTTTCTGTTGGGCGACGGCAACTTGAATTATGGCCGCGAGAACATCGTAGAGAGCTATTACACGTGGCACGCCTGGCGGGGCATGTTCTACTCCGTCGATGTGCAGCACTTCAATAATCCGGGCTACAACCGGGACCGCGGACCGGTGTGGGTGGGCGCGGTGCGTGGGCACGTGGATTTTTGAGGGGAATCTGGTATGCGCCCAGAATTCTCGACGGGACATGCCCGATCCGCGACGATCGCCGCTTCATTCCTTGAGTATCGAAATCGTGGACGCAATCAGTAATGAACATTTAGCAGATTGCTCAGCAGAGCGGCCTGCGTCGCCTCGTGTTCGCTCTCGATGTGGCGCGCTTCGCTCCCTTCAGCACTGCCGTATGGGAGTATGTCGCGTTCACTGAACCGCATGGTGGAATTCTTGTAAACACGACCGTCGGAAGTGATCATGAAGTACGCCCCGTTTTCGTAGAAGCCCGAGGCACCATATGTTCCCATAGGCAAATAAATCCGGCGGTTAGCCAGGCGCTGTTCCGTGACGGGGGACCCTTGCGCGTGGAGTGGAGCGCCGCTCAAGCCCAGCAAATCAAGAAGCGTAGGCGAGAGATCGATGTGACTCGTTGGATAGTTGATGCGAACCGCACTCTTCAGCGCCTGCGGAGCATAGATAAGCATGGGAACCCGCATGACGCGGTCGTCCAGCTTTCTATCGGCGGTGAGGGGGTGCGATCCGTCTGGAAGTGTGGCGGAGAAGCGCATCCCGTGGTCACCAGTCACGACGATGATTGTCTTTTTGAGTACTCCGTCGTCACGAAGCTGTTGGACGATTTGTCCCAGCCAACCATCTTCCAGCTTTGCAAGAGCGCGCCCCCGCCGCAAGGCGGAAGCTTCAGTGCCAGCATCGGCTCCGCGATAGGGATCGTGGCTTACCTCGGGGAAGTACATGGCTGCGAAGTGTTGGTGATTCGATGACCATTCGTGGATGTCGTGGCAAAGGTAGTTCAAAGACTGGAGATCATGCCCTGCCGTATAGTCGGCTGGGCCGTAGAAGGTGGTGAGACCAGCGCGATCTTTTTCGGGATCAATCGCGGGCGGGCGCAATTCGCTGAAACCCAGGCTCGCAAGCATCAAGTCGTCGCGCTGCGAGGGGATCTGCCATACAAAACCGTAGAAGGCGGTTCGATATCCGGCTGCATCAAGAGTGCGCATAAGTGTCGGCAGCCTCGGTCCGCGCGTCTGAGTCAATTCGCTTGGGTTGCACTGGATGACGCATTGTGCATAGAGGGAGGTAAGCATGGAAAAGGTGGCATAGTCAGTCTGAGGGAAACTGGTGTAGTGCCGCGCCAAGACAAAGGAGTGCTCGCGAAGCTGGCGCAGATTCGGCATGTCGGCCAGATCATCACTCGCGGGATCAACAACCTCAGCCGACATCGATTCCATGGTGAAAATGACGATGTTCGCGTCGGCAGCTTTTCCGAAATAGCTAGATGGTTGCGTTGGAGGAGCCAGGGCGCTTGAGCGATACATTTCCATTAACCGATCAGTGCCATAAGCCTGCAGTTGCCGGATGCGCGATGACCTGGCCATGTCTTCGAAGAAGAACGAATACACTGCATTTCCGAGGAGGGGCGAGGTCCACGGACCAGGCGGGATTCGGGGAATCCATGCAATGAGTCCTAAGGGGATCGCCGCCGCAATGCAAGCGAGAGCAGCACATTCGCCAAATACCACATGACGGCTGGTAAGCGCGTTAGCAATTAGTTGGTGCACGATGAAGGCGAATATCGCAGTAAGAAAAAGTAAGGTCCCAAAAGCTACCCACACCTGAGTATGGATAGCGAGAAATGACGCATCGCGGCTTGCCATCTCCCATGCCAGAAGCCCGTACGTGAGTCGGAAAGTGGTGAAGGACCCCGTCAGCTTCCAAACATGGGCCTGCAAAGCAGTCAGTAGCGCCAGGGCGGCTGAAAAAGAAGCACTCAGATAGAAAGCCGACCGGCGCGCCATTCGCACGGTGAGCAGAAGAATGATTAGTGGCACCACGAAGAAGAGCAACAGGAGATCGCTTCGAAAGAGCGCGAATGTATCGAAGACGGAGATTAGCCCTGTGCCTCCGAGAAAGGGAGCGGCCTCGTGAAATCCCGCGCCTCGCATCAAGGAAAACTTAGTGGCAAGGATGGCCCCTGCGCTCGCGATCCAAGGCAGGAGAATGACGCCCCAGCGCAGTTCCATGGGGACCCGATAAAAGTTGCGCATGGCTTTTTAGAATTAACCAGCGAATTTTACAACTGGAATTGCCGTCGCGCAAGATACCCCTGTCACCCCGGAAGCGAATCCAATCTATTTTGACGGAGAGGCTGCGGCGGGCTTGACTTCATTTGACAGGTCGACGATGACTTCGCCCTGGCGGGCGTAGCGGAGTTTCTCGCGGGCTTCGTGCTCAATCTCGTCGGGATCGGTCTTGAGCTTGTCGACGCGGACACGCAGGCGGGAGTTCTCCTGCTGGAGCTGGTCGATCTCCTTTTGCAACTGCTTGTCTTCGACGCGTTTCTGCTCCCAGAACGAGAGGCCGTGCTTGCCGTTGACCACGTGCCAGCCCAGCAGCAAGGCAAGGCCGACGGCAACCGCGCTTGCAGCCGAACGCCAGCCGTTTGTCGCCCAACGGACAACGCGGTGCGACAAAGGCTGCGCCTGAACCGGCGGCTTCTGCACCGGTTCAGGCGCAAACATCTCGACTGTTGATTGATCCTGCATTTTCCCCGATCTGAAGGTGACGGTCAGGAAGTAACGAACTTCTCTGCCGCGGCCTTCAGCGCTTCCATATCGTGCTCACTGCGAGCTTCAGTATATGCACGCACCACCGGTTCCGTCCCGGACAACCGGTAGCACACCCAGGAGCCGTCGTCGAGAATGAGCTTGAGCCCGTCAGTGCGCACAACCTGCTTGACCTTGCGCCCGCTCAGTTCCGTCGGATCGGCCTTCAACTTCTCAGTGAACCGGGCTTTTACCTCCGGGGTCAAGCGGAAGTTCTCACGAACGGGGTAGTAGGAACCAACCTTGCCAAACAATTCCCGAAGCTGCACTCCGAGGCTCTTGCCGCGGACAGCGACCATTTCCGTGACGAGAAGGCCGGCGATGATGCCGTCTTTCTCTGGAACGTGGCCGCGAATGGTGAGGCCTGCGGACTCTTCGCCGCCGATGGCGATTTTGTCTTCAATGATGAGCTCGCCGATGTACTTGAATCCGACCGGGGTTTCATAGAGCGGGACTTTGTGGTGCTCTGCGAGGGCGTTGACCAGGTTGGTGGTGGCGACGCTCTTGGCCACGCCGTTGCGCCAGCCACGGGTTTCGACGAGGTAGTCGAACAGAAGCGCGATGACGTAGTTGGGCTGGATGAAGGTGCCGTCCTCGTCGACGATGCCGAATCGGTCGGCGTCGCCGTCGGTG from the Occallatibacter riparius genome contains:
- a CDS encoding LTA synthase family protein; this encodes MRNFYRVPMELRWGVILLPWIASAGAILATKFSLMRGAGFHEAAPFLGGTGLISVFDTFALFRSDLLLLFFVVPLIILLLTVRMARRSAFYLSASFSAALALLTALQAHVWKLTGSFTTFRLTYGLLAWEMASRDASFLAIHTQVWVAFGTLLFLTAIFAFIVHQLIANALTSRHVVFGECAALACIAAAIPLGLIAWIPRIPPGPWTSPLLGNAVYSFFFEDMARSSRIRQLQAYGTDRLMEMYRSSALAPPTQPSSYFGKAADANIVIFTMESMSAEVVDPASDDLADMPNLRQLREHSFVLARHYTSFPQTDYATFSMLTSLYAQCVIQCNPSELTQTRGPRLPTLMRTLDAAGYRTAFYGFVWQIPSQRDDLMLASLGFSELRPPAIDPEKDRAGLTTFYGPADYTAGHDLQSLNYLCHDIHEWSSNHQHFAAMYFPEVSHDPYRGADAGTEASALRRGRALAKLEDGWLGQIVQQLRDDGVLKKTIIVVTGDHGMRFSATLPDGSHPLTADRKLDDRVMRVPMLIYAPQALKSAVRINYPTSHIDLSPTLLDLLGLSGAPLHAQGSPVTEQRLANRRIYLPMGTYGASGFYENGAYFMITSDGRVYKNSTMRFSERDILPYGSAEGSEARHIESEHEATQAALLSNLLNVHY
- a CDS encoding YciE/YciF ferroxidase family protein — its product is MGLITPNDFPNLRELYTAQLRYLLSTENQIVKGLPAMIEHAEDTQLKQAFQSHLQETQVHVQRIEGLLQELMGEIDDKKDPILTAIVGSGENITKETESGPVRDAGLIATAQKVEHYEIASYGSARDWAKHLGLTNHVSLLQKTLDEEKHADQLLTEISQRTNSSASIAA
- a CDS encoding FtsB family cell division protein; translation: MQDQSTVEMFAPEPVQKPPVQAQPLSHRVVRWATNGWRSAASAVAVGLALLLGWHVVNGKHGLSFWEQKRVEDKQLQKEIDQLQQENSRLRVRVDKLKTDPDEIEHEAREKLRYARQGEVIVDLSNEVKPAAASPSK
- a CDS encoding phytanoyl-CoA dioxygenase family protein → MNSADSDSRALTPAQEEQFVRDGFVKVENAFSQSTAAECREILWRESGCSANDSSTWTRPVIRIGDRSEEPFREAANTPALHAAFDQLVGLSRWVPRQSLGGFPLRFPHSDDPGDTGWHIDASFPLEGAEANYMEWRVNLTSRGRALLMLFLFTDVGEQDGPTRIRVGSHLRVSKLLQQAGNEGLPFLQISAAAEQITSDLPGALASGPAGTVYLCHPFLVHAAQPVRGKHARFMAQPPLYPNGELNLKRTDRDYSPVERAVLLGLE
- a CDS encoding carbohydrate porin; the encoded protein is MLTAIAASLCAQAWGGQARDTGLLPAAPQPQASAVAKNNVGEGFQQRPDDTTGTVPPDPKPNKKGAAADPVVTMFPHPEGRRWWISGQANVIFQGRLPFHSPYEGPNSFRNSAEYKTSLVGTFYSAVRPTTSVRYNTDLVLDIESAGGRGLSQALGLAGFANLDVVRNPSLGSTPYLARYEIHQVFGLTGKTVSQAPNFFALATEVPERRIEFRVGKMTLPDFFDVNDIGSDSHLQFMNWTVDNNGAWDYAADTRGYTVGGMAEYDDRAWSLRYGIFAMPVVANGIDMDWAFSRAHGQNGEFELRKSLVPNRKGTTRILFFGNTAHMGVYREAVQAYLAGVDSTPTITAHAQFGALKYGVDYNMQQEVTDNLRLFGRFGWNEGQHESYAYTEVDQTVQAGGDYSMRRFGRGEDKFGAVVVSNAIKRDHQEYLRLGGLGFLLGDGNLNYGRENIVESYYTWHAWRGMFYSVDVQHFNNPGYNRDRGPVWVGAVRGHVDF